The DNA window ACCCCACCCTTGACGGCTATGGATACATGTATCTGCATGGGGGCCAGCATCAGCGGTGCGCTGGGGCTGGAAAAAGCCCGGGGTCCGGAGTTTGCCAGGAAACTGGTGGCGGTTATCGGCGATTCCACTTTCCTTCATTCCGGCATTACCGGTCTGGTGGATGTGGTCTATAACGGGGGTACTTTTACCACCGTTATCTTAGATAACAGCACCACCGCCATGACCGGGCACCAAGATCACCCGGGTACCGGCTTTACGGCTAAGAAGGAGCCTGCCCCGGCGGTGAACTTGGAACAGCTGGTGCGTTCTCTGGGCATTCAAAGGGTGCGGGTGGTGGACCCGTACAATCTGGCGGAAGTAGAAGCAGCCCTCAAAGAAGAGACCGCCGCACCGGAGCCCTCCGTCATCATCGCCAAGAGACCCTGCGTGCTGCTGAAAGGCCAGCAGCCCACCGGGGGTCCGGTGGCCGTCGATGAGGACAAGTGTACCGAATGCGGCCGCTGCCGCCGGCTGGGGTGCCCGGCCCTGGTATTCATGCAAGCCAAGCCGTCGGTGGATCTCACGTTGTGCAACGGGTGCGGCCAGTGCGTTCAAGTTTGCCGCTTTAACGCCCTGCAGAAAGTGGGTGAAGCTCATGCCTAAGGTAACCAATATTTTATTGGTAGGTGTCGGCGGTCAGGGCACCGTTTTGGCGAGTAAGGTCTTAGGGCAAGTGGCTGTCAGCCTGGGACAGGAAGTCAAGGTGGCGGAGATTCATGGGATGTCCCAGCGGGGCGGCAGCGTCGTTACCCAAGTGCGTTTCGGGGAGACAGTCTACGCTCCCACCATTCCCAAAGGACAGGCGGATGTGATTCTGGCCTTTGAAAAGATGGAAGCCTTGCGTTGGTTGCCTTATCTTAAGCCGGGCGGTCAGATCATCGTCAATGACCAGGAAATCGATCCCATGCCCGTCATCGTGGGCTCCGTCTCTTATCCGGACAAGGTCATCGAGCAGTTGACCGCGGCAGCTCGGGTGACAGTGGTGCCCGCCCTGAAACTGGCTGAGGAAGCAGGCAATGTGAAGGCAGTCAATGTGGTGCTGCTGGGGGTGCTGGCCCAGGAGCTGGGCATCGAAGCTGATACCTGGCGCCGGGTTCTGGCCGAGGTGGTCCCGCCCAACACCCTGGCGGTAAACCAGAAAGCCTTCGAACTGGGGTTGGCCTTCAAACCCTGTGAAGCATGATCATCTTCACCGTCACGAAACGCAGCGGTTAGTTCAAAATAAAGGAGAGCTGCCTGGCCACAGGCAGCTCTTTTTGTATTTTTGTAGGCGCGCATCGATGAGGGCTCCTTCACCAGAACAAAGATGTCTTTGCGCAATACAAGAGGTTGTCTACTGTATTATAAAATAGATAAATTAAAATCTTGTGTTGAATCTAAATTTGAATGTTACTATAATAAACTTAAGTTAGCAGCTTTATGCAATAGCAAAGAACTGCAGTGAAATCAAAACAAAAAACGCCCCCAAACTTGTGAAAAAAATATCTAAACGGGAGGGTAACCCATGAAAAACATCATTAAAAAAGGTTGGTTTGTCTTGTTGTTGGTGTTAATCTTGGCAGGTTGCGGGGGTCAGGGTCAGGAAGCGGTGAAAGAGATTCCGGTGGCTGAACCGGATGAAACCAGCATGTTCGGGGTGGACAAGAATATCAATATTAAGACCATCGATGAATGGTTGGGCAGGGATGATGTAGCTTACATAGATGTGAGGATGCTGGAGGACCCGGCGGATTATACCGCCATCGGTGGGGATCCGGTGCTGTCAGGAACCGTCAAAGGGTTTGAAGTTGTGCCATATCCCTACCTGGCTAATCTGACGGGTTTGCCGGAAGCTGTGGCCGCTACCCAGTATACGGGGCCCACCCTGTTTACCCTTACTTGGGACGAGCAGGGTAAGATTGCATCGGTAGTTCCCAATTACCGGGAATCGGAAATGATCATTAACGATCTATTTCCCAAGGATAAGCCCATCTTCCTCATGTGCGGCGGGGGAGGATATGCCAGCTTTACCAAAGCATTATTGATAGAACTGGGTTACAATCCTGACTTGTTGTATAACATAGGAGGGTTCTGGGAGTATCAAGGAGATAACGTGGTGCATGTAAAAGTCTCCTATGGTGAGAACAACAAGTATGAATATAACGCTTTCCACCGGCTGAAATATCATTTAATTGATTTCGACCAGTTAACTAAGATCAATTAGCGGAGGGCCATATGAAGAGACTTGGTGCCGGTTTGTTATTAATCTTGCTGCTCGCCCTGTTGCCGGGATGTGAAAGGGAGCAGGTCTCCCAAGAATACCCTAATTTCAGCAGTGATAGGGTCATAACTTACAAGCATCGCAAGCCTGGCGAAGAACGCGATTTTGCGGCCGTAATTCTATTTGAATATGAAATGGACAACTATACGAAATATCAAGTGAGCTATTTATCGTGTACTTGCCGGGCTCCATCGGAGAATTTCCAGCAGCTCTTATATGTGGAGCTGAACAACAATAATAACAGCCCTGAGGAAGCCACCATCAGAAACATCGCCTTCCAGTTTTGGGGTGACAGTGCAGTAAACCCGGTTAACGGGTTAACTTACGAAATGATCGAACAAGAATTTCTACCCTATTTGCAATACAAGAGTAAGGCTGAAATCGATGCTATCATCACCCTGAAAGATATCAAAGATGCGAAGCCGGTCATAAGAAACGGGAAAGAAGTTGACTTTGTGGACGGTTATACAGGCGCAACTGTATCGGTAGATAATACCATATCTGTTCTACAGGCTCTGTTTGATTACCATGTAAAAAAATACTACCGGTGATAAGCTGAGAGCTGCTTGGTGGCAAGCAGCTCTCTTAATTGTTATCGGCTACCTTATGGATTGCTTTTCCCGGCCTGAGTATCTGCACCCAGGTTTTGCCCCGGACTAGTTTAATAGGATTTCCCTGGTCGTCCAGGTACTCCGTGGGGGAATGCAAATCCTTTTTCCGCCAGGTGCCGGTGAAATGCTTGCCGCCCAGGAAATACTCGGCTTTGCCTTCCCCGGTTAGCTCCACGTCGATATGGAGGAGTTTCGTGCCCAGGTCCCGGTGCCTGGCGTACTGGATGATCACATTGCGGGCTGCGATTTGCTGCCCGGTAGCTTTGTCCAGGTGCGGTTTGCCGTTGATATAGCGGAGGTATACCCCTTGTTCCTCATCAAAAACATAGCTGGGGCGGTTGTACTGGTCGTAGGAAAAACTGATCTCCTTGTACTCGGGCGGTCCCTCCGGCGGGTCGACAAATTCCCAGTCATGAAACTTGCCGTTTTCCGCCTTGCCTTCCAGGGCTTCTTTAAGATTCAGGTATGTATTATGAGGACGCTTGCCCGTTTTGTCTACCCAGAAGCCTTTATGTCCTCTCACGTCATCCAGATCCCGGATACCCCATTCCTTCACCTTGGCAAAAGCATCATCAGAACCGCCTACATGGGCAAAATAGGCGTCCCATTCCTTGGCCAGCATCATCACATAGGGCCTGGCGCTGCGCACCGACCCCACGTTTTCCGGCAGCTCCCCGTAAAAGAAGGCCAGGAAGCGGGTTACCATGCCTTCCATCTCTACCTCATATACCAGGTCGGCGCTGCCTAACCCGGTCTGGGGCCGGGCGGCAGGGGCGTTGTTGATCATGACGGCGATGAGGTGAGTGGCCTTTTCGATGGGTTCCCCGGTTAAGGGATTGGGAAAAGTGTCTCTGGGCGGCGGGGCTTCCTCCACTGCCGTTACCGGCGGGGGAGTGTCCTCCACCTCGGGTTGTTGACCGCCGCAGCCGGATAGAGCCAGTGCCAGAGCTACCATAACAGCGAAATAGATTGTGCGCTTCATAGACATCTCCTTGCTAAAGAAAAATGACGGCTATAAATTCGCCCCGAGGGGACCGGTTACCTGCTTTTCTTCATCATTGCCATAATATTTTACCCGGAACGGAAAAGGTATTTTGCCACACTATATCGAATACAATGCAATATAGTATAACATATTTGTGCATGGGGGGATAATTTGTGAGCAAAATTACCTTGTCTGTGATTAAGGCCGATGTTGGGGGCTGGGTAGGTCACACCAGCGTCCATCCCCAATTGCTCTCTAAAGCCGAGCAAGTACTGTCCGAAAGTAGTATCTTAAAGGATTTCCATGTCACCAGCGTGGGAGATGACATCAACCTCATCATGACCCACGAGTTAGGGGTGGATAATGCGGAGATTCACCAGTTGGCCTGGGATACTTTCGTGGCATGCACGGAGGTGGCTAAGGAGTTAAAGCTGTACGGAGCGGGACAAGACCTGCTGTCCGATGCTTTTTCCGGCAATGTGAAGGGCTTAGGCCCCGGGGTTGCGGAAATGGAATTCGAAGAAAGAAAAGCGGAGCCCGTCATTGTTTTCATGGCCGATAAGACGGAGCCCGGCGCATGGAATCTCCCTTTATATAAAATGTTTGCCGATCCCTTCAATACCATTGGCCTGGTGATCGATCCCAAGATGCACCAGGGCTTTATCATGGAAGTTCATGACCTGATCGAACATAAGAGCGTGAAGTTCTCCCTGCCTGAGGAACTGTATGATCTCTTGGTGTTTATCGGGGCACCGGGACGTTATGCAGTCAAAGCCGTCTATTCCAAGACCACCGGAGAGATCGCTGCTGCATGCAGTACACAAAGACTGAACCTTACTGCCGGGCGTTATGTGGGTAAGGACGATCCCGTGTGCATTGTCCGCTGCCAGTCCGGTTTGCCGGCGGTAGGGGAAGCGGTGGAGCCCTTTGCTAACCCGCACCTGGTGGCAGGTTGGATGCGCGGTTCCCATCAAGGTCCCCTGATGCCGGTCGGCTTGCAAGATGCTCACCCGACCCGTTTTGACGGTCCGGCCCGGGTGGTGGCCCTCGGTTTCCAAATTGCCAACGGGAAACTGGTGGGACCGCGGGACCTGTTTGCTGACGTGTCCTTCGACCGGGCCAGGAAGCAAGCTCTGGAAATCGCCGATTACCTGAGAAGACTTGGACCGTTCGAGCCCCACCGGCTGCCCTTGGAGGATATGGAATACACCACCATGCCTGAGGTCATGGAGCGGCTGAAAGAGCGTTTTGTGCCCATTGAGGATTAGTAAAAAAATCTCAGGTTCCACTGCCGCAACCCCTTGCATTTTCCCGGCGAATATGATGTAATATGCTTATGTGCTTTTGGCACTCTTTAAGGAGGAAGATGCGACTGGGGGGTTGCGGAGTGGACCAGACAAGAACACCTATCTTTGACGCGGTAAAGAAATATATCGACGAGGGAATTATGCCCTTTCATGTCCCCGGACATAAACAGGGAAGCGGTCTGCCTGAGCTCCGGGCTTATGTAGGCGAGACAGTGCTGAAGATGGATCTGACTTGCCTGCCTGGTCTCGACAACATCTGTAACCCTAAAGATGTCATTGCCGAAGCGGAAGCGCTGGCAGCGGAAGCTTTTGGGGCTGATAAAGCCTTCTTTCTGGTGAATGGTACCACTTCCGGCATCCAGGCGATGATCATGGCTGTGTGCAAACCGGGGGATAAACTGATCATACCCCGTAATGCCCACAAGTCGGCCATCGGCGGTTTGATCATGAGCGGGGCTAACCCCGTCTATATTGAACCTGAGATCGACGCCGGCTTTGGCATTTCCATGGGGGTTACTCCCGAGCAGGTGGAAAGAGCCATTTTGCATCATCCTGATGCCAAAGGAGTTTTCATTATCAATCCCAATTACTATGGTACTGCTTCGGACCTTCAGGCTATTGTAGAAGTCGCCCATCGTCATGGGATACCGGTGATTGTGGATGAAGCTCACGGAGCTCACTTGCCTTTTAGTGAAAGGCTGCCCTTATCCGCCATGGAAGCAGGGGCGGACCTGGCGGCCTGCAGCACCCACAAGCTGGGCGGGTCCATGACCCAGAGTTCCATGCTCTTGTTAAAAGAAGGTCTGATCAGCGCCAAGCGAGTGAAAGCAGTGCTGAATATCACCCAGACCACCAGCCCGTCCTACCTGCTGTTGACTTCTTTGGATGTGGCCCGGAAGCAGATGGCCCTGCATGGCCGGGAGCTGGTGGAAAGAACCCTGACCCTGGCGGCCTGGATTAAGAAAGAATTAAGCGCCGTGGAGGGGATCCAGCTTTTCGGGGATAACGTGGTCGGGCGGCCCGGCTGTTATGCCTTCGACCCCACCAAGATCATTATCAACGTGACGGGGTTGGGTATGTCCGGCTATGAAGCGGAGTATCTCCTGCGCGACAAGTACCGGCTGCAGGTGGAACTCTCTGACCTGTATAACATCATGTTCGTGATTACCGTCGGCGATACCTGGGAAACAGCCCGGTATTTAGTCGACTGCATCAAGTCTATTTGCAAGGCGAACCCGCTCAAGAACGTGGTGAAATACTGTCCTCCCTTGCCGGAAATCCCCCGGATGATGGTGCTGCCGCGGGATGCTTTCTACAGCGAAACCAAGGTGGTTCCCTTAGCGGAAGCGGCCGGGGAGATCAGCGCCGAGGCGATTATGGCTTACCCGCCCGGTATTCCTTTGATATGTCCCGGCGAATTGATTACCCAAAATGTGGTGGATTATATCAATATCCTGAAGCAGGAAGACGCAGAACTACAAGGTACTGAGGATAAGCAGATCAACTATATCAAAGTACTGAAGCATGCCGTGGCCATTGCCAGGGAAAAAGAAGAAGTATGTGTTGACGTAGGTTAACCTGACGCTCCATGCCGGAAAACACTCCGGCATTTTTGTTTTTGTGCAACATTATTGAAAGGAAAAGTGAACTCCTTAGCGAATACATGAAATAAGGGAAATAACGGCAGAGTTTCAAACCATAAAAGCAGGGGGTGGCAATTTTGGATTGGTTCATGATCGCTTTTGTCGGCCTCTTGTGCATCGGTGTGGCATATTACATTGAGAGGCAGATTAACGATCCGGGGATAAAAGTCTTCCCTTTTAACTCCATTAGCCAATACGCCAAAGAAGACGCTGTTGAAGACCAGAGCAACACCCAAAGCGCAGCCAGTTAAATCCTTACCCCACGGTTTTCGTGGGGTTTGCTGTTTTTTCAAGGAACTTTTTCCAGGGAAACACGTCTAACCAGATAAAAAAAGAGAAGGAGTGAAAGCGAGCCATGAAGTCAAAACTCCTAGCCGGTTTAGTAGCGGCCTTATTTTTGGTGGTAAGTATTTTCGCCGGCGGCCTGCCCGCCGTGGGAGCCAGCGGGAAATCCCTGGAGCAGGCTATCAAAATCGCCAAGAGCAGTTTTACGGTGCCTTCCCAGTACACCGAATTCACCTCCCGTTACAGTGAATACGGCGAAACGGCAACCTGGTGGCTGAACTGGCGCGGCGAGACCGGGGAAATGAGTATCGAAGTAGATGCGGTGACCGGGGAAGTGCTGCGGATGTATCATTATCCCCAGAGGGAAGCCGGCAGCATCAAGCTGCCGAAGCTGAGCTATCAAGAAGCCAAAGCCATTGCCGATGAAACGGTGGGCAGGCTGCAGCCGGACCGGGTGGATGAATTGGTCTTGAAGGCGGATCCCAGCAGGCCCTCCCTCGATGTGAATCCCTGGAGCCCGCCCAGCTACGGGTTCCGGTATGAAAGAACGGTAAAAGGAATTCCTTACCCGGATAACGGCATTAACATCACCGTGAACGGGGATACGGGGGAAATCCTCAACTACACTTTTGATTGGTATAAAAAAGAACTGGTGGTGCCGGATAAACTCTTGTCCCAAGAAGAAGCACAGCAAATCTTTAAGCGGGAGTTTCCCCTGGAGCTGATGTACTTCCGGACCGTTCCGGACGACCAGAAAGAAAAACCCGATATTAAGCTGGTGTTCAAACTCCGGGACCCGGGCCTGGTCAGGATCGATCCCGTCACCGGCAGGATCCTGGAACCGGAACCCAGGTATATCATCTTTGCCGCTGACGGGGTAGCTTCCCGGGAGCTGGCGGCGGGCAGTGCGCCGAAAGTAGAGCTCACCCCGGAAGAAATTGCCGAGATCGCGAAAATTAAGAACCTGATTGATAAAGAGAAAGCGGCGGCCGCCGCGGCCAAGGTGATGGAGCTTTCGTCCGACTACAAACTGCAAGGCAGTTCTCTCCAGAAGCTGTGGCAGGAACCGGACCGGCTGGTTTGGCAGTTGTCCTGGCAAGCCCAGAAAGGCGAGGAACTCCGCGGTTATGCCAGCGCCGCGGTGGACGGTGAAACCGGTGAGATTCTCAGCTTCTACCGTTACCGGTATGAAAGTGGGGAAGGCCAAAAAGAACCTGAGTACGATTACGAACAGTGCAGGGAATTGGCCTGGGAGTTGATCAACAAACTGCAGCCTGAAAAGGCCGCGGAGGTGCGGATTTACGAACTAAAGACCGCCCGGCAGCAAGAAAAAGCCCGTTCCTACCGGTTTGTCTACGAGCGGATGGTCAACGGGATTCCCTTCCCGCAAAACGGTTTCGAAGTAAGTGTGAACGCCGTGACCGGGCAAGTGGAGAGCTACAACATGAATTGGAGCAAGGCGGAATTTCCTGCCCCGGATACCGTGATTGATGCAGCACAAGCCACGGAGTGGTACAGCGAGGAAGTGCCCCTGCGGTTGGAGTTTGTCACCTCTTACGACCGGCAGACCGGTGAACCTGTCGTGCGGCTCCTTTACCACCTGGGTGACGTGCCCTACACCATGCTGGATGGCGTGGCCGGCACACCCCTCAACTGGCAAGGTAAACCTTTCGAAACCACCAAGCCGGCGGTGTTTGCGGACCTGGAAAACCACCCGGCCAAGAGCGCCGTTGAGCTCTTAGCCGCCGCCGGGGTGATTGAGGGAACGGAGGATGGGAAATTCTACCCGGATCGCCCCATCACCCAAGGGGAGCTGGCGAAAATACTCTCGAAATTGGAGAACCGGGGCGCCCCCATTATCCCGCTGCCCATGCCGCGCATCGAGCTTGACCCGGCTGCCTGGTACACCAGCTGGATCACGGATGTGTTGAAAAAGGGCCTGTTAAAACCCGGGGAAGTGGACCCGGAAGCCACCGTCACCAGGGAATTGTTAGCCGCCACTTTAATCAGGTATACCGGTTTGGAAAAAGCCGCAGCATTACCTGAGATCTACAAAGTGCCCTTTGCCGACGGCCAGGATATTTCCAGGGAATACACCGGCCATGCGGTGTTGGCCGATGCCCTCGGCATCGTGCCTGCCGTCGACGGTAAATTCTTGCCCCAAAACCTAGTGACCAGAGGCGAGGCAGCCATCGCCGTGGTTAAAGCCTTACAATCCGATTAACCGGAAAGGAGTAAAGCCCTGCAGGGAACAGCCCTACGGGGCTTTTTTGTATGGGGAAAGAGGATTTTGCCAACAAATGGTGAAGTAGAGAATGTTTTTTAGTACGAGGAGGAGTGGGCTTGAAGACGGCATTTATTATTAATCCCGCAGCCGGCCGGGGCCGCACGGAAAGGATCTGGTCAAAGCTCCGGACCGACTTACCCCCAGGCATTAATGCCGGGGAACCATATTTGACTTCCGGTCCCGGCGATGCGGAAAAGCTGGCCGCCAGGCTGTCCCAGGGCGGTTACCGGCAAATCTTTGTTTTTGGCGGCGACGGGACCGTCAATGAAGTGCTCAACGGGCTGCAGCTTAACGGTACCGCCTTGGGCATCGTGCCGACGGGCACCGGCAACGATTTGTGCCGCACCCTGGGTGTAGCCAAGAATCCTGAGGAAGCTTTGAGGCAGTTGGCCCGGGGTAAGATCAAAATGGTGGACATGGGCCTCATCAACGGCAGGCGGTTCTTGAATGCCGTGGGGACGGGCTTTGACGCCGAAGTAGTCAGGGTTACTAATGAACAGTTTCGCCGGTTGAGGGGCATGCCGGCCTATTTGGCTTCCCTGGTGAAAGTCCTGGCTACTTACCGCAGCCGGGAAATCACGGTGGAGACTGGTGATGCCGAGTTTACGGGAAAACTGCTGTTGGCCGCAGTCGGCAACGGCCGGTATATCGGCGGCGGCCTCCGGATGTTCCCCCATGCCCGGGTGGACGACGGCGTGTTCCAGGTGGTCCTGGTGGGGGATGTGGCCAAGACCCAGTTTATTATGAGCTTTCCGAAGATATTCTCCGGTACCCATCTTTCTCACCCCCGGGTCAGCAGTTTTACCGCCAGCAAGCTGGTGATTAAAGGCGATCACACCCTGGCGGTCCAGGTGGACGGGGAGATCATCCTGCACCCGCCGTTGGAGATCGAATTGGTGCCGAAAGCCTTGCCTGTGCTGGTACCGTAACCGGGGGATTTTTCTTCTCAAGGACTTGACAGGAGTATTTCTCCTATGTATCATATAATTGGTTGTTGTTAGCACTAGCCAGCAGTGAGTGCTAACAGGAAGAAATACAGTCTGAAGGAGGGAGCTTTGGTGCTCAAGCCACTCGCTGATCGCGTCGTAGTTAAAGTATCGTCAGGAGAAGAAAAAACCAAAGGAGGGATTATCCTTCCTGACACGGCCAAGGAAAAACCCCAAGAAGGGGAAGTCATCGCT is part of the Clostridia bacterium genome and encodes:
- a CDS encoding diacylglycerol kinase family lipid kinase, coding for MKTAFIINPAAGRGRTERIWSKLRTDLPPGINAGEPYLTSGPGDAEKLAARLSQGGYRQIFVFGGDGTVNEVLNGLQLNGTALGIVPTGTGNDLCRTLGVAKNPEEALRQLARGKIKMVDMGLINGRRFLNAVGTGFDAEVVRVTNEQFRRLRGMPAYLASLVKVLATYRSREITVETGDAEFTGKLLLAAVGNGRYIGGGLRMFPHARVDDGVFQVVLVGDVAKTQFIMSFPKIFSGTHLSHPRVSSFTASKLVIKGDHTLAVQVDGEIILHPPLEIELVPKALPVLVP
- a CDS encoding DUF3048 domain-containing protein, coding for MKRTIYFAVMVALALALSGCGGQQPEVEDTPPPVTAVEEAPPPRDTFPNPLTGEPIEKATHLIAVMINNAPAARPQTGLGSADLVYEVEMEGMVTRFLAFFYGELPENVGSVRSARPYVMMLAKEWDAYFAHVGGSDDAFAKVKEWGIRDLDDVRGHKGFWVDKTGKRPHNTYLNLKEALEGKAENGKFHDWEFVDPPEGPPEYKEISFSYDQYNRPSYVFDEEQGVYLRYINGKPHLDKATGQQIAARNVIIQYARHRDLGTKLLHIDVELTGEGKAEYFLGGKHFTGTWRKKDLHSPTEYLDDQGNPIKLVRGKTWVQILRPGKAIHKVADNN
- a CDS encoding fructose 1,6-bisphosphatase, which produces MSKITLSVIKADVGGWVGHTSVHPQLLSKAEQVLSESSILKDFHVTSVGDDINLIMTHELGVDNAEIHQLAWDTFVACTEVAKELKLYGAGQDLLSDAFSGNVKGLGPGVAEMEFEERKAEPVIVFMADKTEPGAWNLPLYKMFADPFNTIGLVIDPKMHQGFIMEVHDLIEHKSVKFSLPEELYDLLVFIGAPGRYAVKAVYSKTTGEIAAACSTQRLNLTAGRYVGKDDPVCIVRCQSGLPAVGEAVEPFANPHLVAGWMRGSHQGPLMPVGLQDAHPTRFDGPARVVALGFQIANGKLVGPRDLFADVSFDRARKQALEIADYLRRLGPFEPHRLPLEDMEYTTMPEVMERLKERFVPIED
- a CDS encoding indolepyruvate oxidoreductase subunit beta is translated as MPKVTNILLVGVGGQGTVLASKVLGQVAVSLGQEVKVAEIHGMSQRGGSVVTQVRFGETVYAPTIPKGQADVILAFEKMEALRWLPYLKPGGQIIVNDQEIDPMPVIVGSVSYPDKVIEQLTAAARVTVVPALKLAEEAGNVKAVNVVLLGVLAQELGIEADTWRRVLAEVVPPNTLAVNQKAFELGLAFKPCEA
- a CDS encoding aminotransferase class I/II-fold pyridoxal phosphate-dependent enzyme; the protein is MRLGGCGVDQTRTPIFDAVKKYIDEGIMPFHVPGHKQGSGLPELRAYVGETVLKMDLTCLPGLDNICNPKDVIAEAEALAAEAFGADKAFFLVNGTTSGIQAMIMAVCKPGDKLIIPRNAHKSAIGGLIMSGANPVYIEPEIDAGFGISMGVTPEQVERAILHHPDAKGVFIINPNYYGTASDLQAIVEVAHRHGIPVIVDEAHGAHLPFSERLPLSAMEAGADLAACSTHKLGGSMTQSSMLLLKEGLISAKRVKAVLNITQTTSPSYLLLTSLDVARKQMALHGRELVERTLTLAAWIKKELSAVEGIQLFGDNVVGRPGCYAFDPTKIIINVTGLGMSGYEAEYLLRDKYRLQVELSDLYNIMFVITVGDTWETARYLVDCIKSICKANPLKNVVKYCPPLPEIPRMMVLPRDAFYSETKVVPLAEAAGEISAEAIMAYPPGIPLICPGELITQNVVDYINILKQEDAELQGTEDKQINYIKVLKHAVAIAREKEEVCVDVG